A single region of the Drosophila miranda strain MSH22 chromosome 2, D.miranda_PacBio2.1, whole genome shotgun sequence genome encodes:
- the LOC108155075 gene encoding ribosome-releasing factor 2, mitochondrial isoform X1, whose amino-acid sequence MKMLKYALLSGEMQRNRLLRQLSAHIFRRSYSSNIRNIGILAHIDAGKTTTTERMLFYSGKTRSLGEVHRGNTVTDYLTQERERGITICSSAVTFPWSGNRINLLDTPGHIDFTMEVEQSLYAVDGVVVVLDGTAGVEAQTVTVWTQADKHKLPRLAFVNKMDRPDADFDKCVNDLRTKLETQPVCIQYPSKNQDGLLTINDVITLEQLTWQPKDLGRSYSKTKLEPSDDLRQLQEKRNELIDQLSGLDDELADVVISTESFDNVSNALIERALRRATCQQKVVPVLLGSAYKNVGIQRLMDAVNAYLPAPEERNQIYDCFGNEVAGKVFKIVHDKQRGPLTLVRILRGEIKRGMRLICSRGQAEVVSKLYEPLADEYREVGAVQSGDVVICAGLKSTVTGDLLTSSQTALRNAQKRLKQSQGTVSTDEDEELDTDELFGIDRQIPDAVYFCSIEPPSVSSQTAMEQALRQLQREDPSLRVSYDSVTGQTVLGGMGELHMDIIKSRILSEYKIDVDLGPLQIAYKETIESPSLTTLSVEKEIAGSKQNVSLTLEVVKDQGELFSLDKSPENLSNLNTLRPRTLQVIRKGSVSALERGPRVGGQVVDTQIRLHNAIIGRGTADSFVMATAAQCVQKLLSTSGTRLLEPIMALQIVAPSERISGIMADLSRRRALINDVLPKGERNKMILVNAPLAELSGYSSALRTISSGTASMTMQPSGFSGMNAVDESLAERRVQGLE is encoded by the exons ATGAAAATGCTGAAATATGCATTGCTCAGTGGAGAAATGCAGCGCAACAGGTTGCTGCGCCAGCTCTCCGCACATATATTCAGGCGcagctacagcagcaacatccgGAACATTGGAATTCTGGCGCATATTGATGCAG GCAAGACAACAACCACCGAACGTATGCTGTTCTACTCAGGCAAGACCCGGTCTCTGGGGGAAGTGCATCGGGGCAATACGGTGACCGATTATCTAACACAAGAGCGGGAGCGCGGCATCACGATTTGCAGCTCGGCCGTGACTTTTCCCTGGAGTGGGAATCG CATCAACCTGCTGGACACCCCCGGACACATTGACTTCACAATGGAGGTCGAGCAATCACTGTATGCCGTGGACGGTGTTGTCGTTGTTCTGGACGGCACGGCTGGTGTTGAGGCCCAAACTGTCACCGTATGGACGCAGGCGGACAAGCACAAGCTGCCGCGGCTGGCATTTGTCAATAAGATGGATCGTCCGGATGCAGACTTTGACAAATGTGTCAATGATTTGAGAACGAAGCTGGAAACGCAGCCTGTGTGCATACAATACCCCTCAAAAAACCAGGATGGACTCTTGA CCATCAACGATGTGATCACATTGGAGCAGCTAACGTGGCAGCCGAAAGATCTGGGTCGCAGCTACAGCAAGACGAAGCTGGAGCCCTCTGATGATCTGCGGCAGCTGCAAGAAAAGCGCAATGAGCTGATCGATCAGCTATCGGGACTGGATGACGAGCTGGCCGATGTGGTAATCAGCACGGAAAGCTTTGACAACGTCAGCAATGCACTCATTGAACGAGCCCTGCGCCGGGCCACCTGTCAGCAGAAGGTCGTTCCTGTGCTGCTGGGTTCTGCCTACAAAAACGTTGGCATACAGCGTTTAATGGATGCCGTGAATGCCTATCTGCCAGCGCCAGAGGAACGCAACCAAATATACGACTGCTTCGG AAATGAAGTGGCTGGCAAAGTCTTTAAGATTGTCCATGACAAGCAGCGGGGCCCTCTGACTCTGGTGCGCATTCTACGCGGCGAGATAAAGCGTGGCATGCGCCTTATCTGCTCGCGGGGCCAAGCGGAGGTAGTGTCCAAATTGTATGAGCCCCTGGCTGACGAATACCGCGAGGTGGGCGCCGTGCAGTCTGGAGATGTGGTCATATGTGCGGGTCTTAAG TCAACAGTTACTGGAGATCTGCTGACATCTAGTCAGACAGCCCTGAGGAATGCCCAGAAACGTTTAAAGCAAAGCCAGGGCACAGTTTCAACAGATGAGGATGAAGAACTGGACACCGACGAGCTGTTTGGCATTGACCGGCAAATACCAGATGCCGTATACTTCTGCTCCATTGAGCCCCCCAGTGTGTCCTCGCAAACGGCCATGGAGCAGGCACTGAGGCAACTGCAACGGGAAGATCCCAGTCTCCGCGTCAGCTACGACAGTGTCACCGGCCAGACAGTGCTGGGCGGCATGGGTGAACTGCACATGGACATCATCAAGTCGCGCATTCTGAGCGAATACAAGATCGACGTGGATCTGGGTCCCCTGCAAATAGCCTACAAGGAAACCATCGAATCGCCTTCCCTCACTACGCTTAGCGTGGAAAAGGAGATTGCTGGCAGCAAGCAGAACGTTAGCCTCACCCTGGAGGTGGTCAAAGACCAAGGCGAGCTCTTCAG CTTAGATAAGTCACCGGAGAACCTGTCGAACCTCAATACGCTGCGTCCTCGCACTCTGCAGGTGATAAGAAAAGGCTCTGTCAGCGCTCTGGAGCGTGGACCCCGAGTGGGCGGTCAAGTGGTGGACACTCAGATCCGATTGCACAATGCAATCATTGGTCGTGGCACAGCCGACTCCTTTGTGATGGCCACCGCTGCTCAGTGCGTCCAGAAA CTGCTGAGCACGAGCGGTACCCGCCTGTTGGAGCCCATTATGGCCCTGCAGATTGTGGCGCCCAGCGAACGGATTTCGGGCATAATGGCCGACCTATCCAGACGACGGGCCCTTATCAACGATGTACTGCCCAAGGGTGAAAGAAATAAA ATGATTTTGGTGAATGCCCCGCTGGCCGAGCTTTCCGGTTACTCTAGCGCCCTGCGAACGATTAGTTCGGGAACAGCCAGCATGACGATGCAGCCGAGCGGCTTCAGCGGCATGAACGCAGTAGACGAATCCCTGGCAGAGCGACGTGTCCAGGGTCTGGAATGA
- the LOC108155073 gene encoding uncharacterized protein PFB0145c isoform X1 has translation MAFSTQREFFHVPFKNTTTPNRECQTCVKLKSYPSTIDDRSWSANENQKSRFVAELVACNVPGGVSGAGASRGDDSRGTSKAGQQVAAAPGARGSGRVSDAGAQRGDGVGGSGGSGVHTGAPSSNASRRGSKAELQPAGSGTGSGAGAGSGGRGSSAGAGSGGRGSNAGAQRGNGTGGSVGSGGPGGSGGPGGSGANTGGPGSRSSGPLVMRSAPTDEYGSNLVVGDSLINAAGNTLSRMESLMIKNNILKEKLASSNEQLKTAKEESAEIKRIMGQRYDPDKSKALKRKVKELADANKIDAKDEQELNDLMRAIDDMNKAHDILEAENANLKRLIEKQSKRCNLESVQIEPEKSTDIPYLQNKIENLGKELVLLRQAEDEYMKAAGNQSGSKYSFSPEKDVANIQKILAERNALRKKVKALAMLNETVNKLKDQAETAQHVNDDLEDNLQQKNQYINDMQQEMEDMQNFYEGEVDKAKGIEELLLCRCNEMKKQLAVVQTTVQKAECNAMEIDVLRNELRKRDAALSAYGIQYEQLMNVVCELNQKYGDQRAECQPLPEKAPAPCGGGGDMDADLAIYTEATLDHIMGEMSKQGDSFQEMNQANYPGGTQINTLEDCTRELNRLRNLLKNKDGQLEELIDENECLCEAAEEDRRKLKELDKQVKKLDNETKVMEEGFRESIGLIKDIGDVAEENEMLKNQVSQLKDSEAQKLFDDLSKQLEDCKKRAQELEERNKALDSALKKLGGDPNAIERKDESKEAAKEAKTPDGAQLDGKPGEDKEKVTGQGKLVEDEKKEVGKDGEAGGKGKDISGEDDKKELGKDVEDSGKGKRKVEEDSGKGKVKAGEDDEKELKKAGAADEKGEGKAGADDKEGPKKAGAADEKGKGKTGEDDKEGLKTAQEADGKEMGKAGEDDGNGQGKAEKDDGKEAGKDGGAGEKEKGKAGVDDKKAIGAAGGKGKAVKEAVVSDTDKGGKSEPGSEAASKPGGGRNAGKDTGNKPRPGGKGQKMGYKGSDIEGAEEQFDDFVRNTVKTLSAGEIDGCGLEVELRKILDMFVEECGFCFCKCNIPNSRFYAICHKLYHRGLTSLNFAELAYIHKRIYAAAEYILPGCLFNTLLREVTANECPERKVSTPNPPPQSKCFCAPKEGKLLKKVMRLESDIANAKVCLKQLKKLPKVFSPPKGRMCSGGDFSPKEQQDGRLKKFKELKKEEFLHN, from the exons ATGGCCTTTTCCACACAAAGAGAGTTCTTCCATGTGCCCTTTAAGAACACCACGACCCCGAACCGTGAATGTCAGACGTGTGTTAAACTGAAGAGCTATCCATCAACGATCGATGATCGGTCCTGGTCGGCAAACGAAAACCAGAAGTCGCGCTTCGTGGCTGAGCTGGTGGCCTGCAACGTACCTGGTGGTGTTAGTGGTGCTGGTGCTAGTCGTGGCGATGATTCGCGTGGAACTAGCAAAGCTGGTCAGCAAGTTGCGGCTGCCCCTGGTGCACGCGGATCCGGACGCGTAAGCGACGCTGGCGCACAAAGAGGCGATGGAGTCGGGGGATCTGGAGGATCCGGTGTCCATACCGGCGCTCCCTCAAGCAACGCTAGCAGACGCGGAAGCAAAGCTGAGCTACAGCCAGCTGGCTCTGGCACTGGCTCTGGTGCTGGCGCTGGCTCTGGTGGACGCGGAAGCAGCGCTGGCGCTGGCTCTGGTGGACGTGGAAGCAATGCTGGAGCACAACGGGGCAATGGGACCGGAGGATCTGTAGGATCGGGAGGACCTGGAGGATCTGGAGGACCTGGAGGATCCGGAGCCAATACTGGCGGTCCCGGAAGCAGAAGTAGCGGACCCTTGGTCATGCGAAGTGCACCCACGGATGAGTACGGCAGCAATCTGGTGGTAGGCGACAGCCTAATCAATGCAGCCGGTAACACGCTGAGTCGCATGGAGAGTCTGATGATCAAAAACAACATTCTGAAGGAAAAGCTGGCCAGCTCAAACGAGCAACTAAAGACGGCCAAGGAGGAGTCAGCCGAAATCAAGCGTATTATGGGCCAGCGCTACGATCCAGACAAAAGCAAGGCCCTGAAGAGGAAGGTGAAGGAGCTGGCCGACGCTAACAAGATCGATGCCAAGGATGAGCAGGAGCTGAATGATTTGATGAGGGCCATTGACGACATGAACAAGGCCCACGATATCCTCGAGGCGGAAAATGCCAACCTCAAGCGCCTCATCGAGAAGCAGTCGAAGCGCTGCAACTTGGAGAGCGTCCAGATCGAGCCTGAGAAGAGCACCGACATACCCTATCTGCAGAACAAGATTGAAAATTTGGGCAAGGAACTGGTCCTGCTGCGCCAGGCCGAGGACGAGTACATGAAGGCTGCAGGCAACCAGTCTGGCAGCAAGTATTCGTTCTCGCCCGAAAAGGACGTCGCCAACATTCAGAAGATCTTGGCGGAGCGAAATGCCCTGCGCAAGAAGGTCAAGGCCCTGGCGATGCTCAACGAGACGGTCAATAAACTGAAGGACCAGGCCGAGACAGCACAGCATGTGAATGACGACCTCGAGGATAATCTTCAACAGAAAAATCAATATATCAACGACATGCAGCAGGAGATGGAAGACATGCAGAACTTCTACGAGGGCGAGGTGGACAAGGCCAAAGGAATCGAGGAGCTGCTCCTG TGCCGCTGCAACGAGATGAAGAAGCAACTGGCAGTCGTCCAGACCACCGTCCAGAAGGCCGAATGCAACGCGATGGAGATCGATGTGCTGCGCAACGAGCTGCGCAAGCGGGACGCTGCCCTGAGCGCCTACGGCATCCAGTACGAGCAGCTGATG AACGTCGTCTGTGAGCTGAATCAGAAGTACGGTGACCAGCGGGCCGAATGTCAGCCACTTCCAGAGAAGGCGCCAGCTCCttgcggtggcggtggcgatATGGACGCTGATCTGGCCATCTACACGGAAGCCACTCTGGACCACATCATGGGCGAGATGTCGAAGCAAGGGGACAGCTTCCAAGAAATGAACCAAGCCAACTATCCTGGTGGCACACAAATCAATACGCTGGAAGACTGCACCCGCGAGTTGAATCGTCTCAGGAACTTGCTGAAGAATAAGGACGGCCAATTGGAGGAGCTGATCGATGAGAACGAGTGCCTCTGTGAGGCCGCCGAAGAGGACAGAAGGAAACTAAAGGAATTGGACAAGCAGGTCAAAAAACTCGACAATGAAACTAAAGTCATGGAGGAGGGCTTCAGAGAGAGCATTGGCCTCATTAAGGACATCGGAGATGTGGCCGAGGAAAACGAAATGCTCAAGAATCAAGTGAGCCAGCTCAAAGACAGCGAGGCCCAGAAGCTCTTCGATGATCTAAGCAAGCAGCTCGAGGACTGCAAGAAGAGGGCTCAAGAGCTCGAGGAGAGAAACAAAGCTCTGGACTCGGCCCTCAAAAAACTGGGTGGAGATCCGAATGCCATCGAGAGAAAAGATGAAAGCAAAGAGGCAGCAAAGGAGGCCAAGACACCTGACGGCGCACAATTGGATGGAAAGCCCGGAGAAGACAAAGAGAAAGTTACAGGTCAAGGAAAACTTGTAGAAGACGAGAAGAAAGAGGTTGGAAAGGACGGAGAAGCTGgtggaaaaggaaaagataTATCCGGAGAAGATGATAAGAAAGAGCTAGGAAAAGACGTCGAAGACAGTGGAAAAGGGAAACGAAAAGTCGAAGAAGACAGTGGAAAAGGGAAAGTAAAAGCCGGAGAAGACGATGAGAAGGAGCTGAAGAAAGCCGGAGCTGCCGATGAAAAGGGAGAAGGAAAAGCCGGTGCAGACGATAAGGAGGGACCGAAAAAAGCCGGAGCAGCCGATGAAAAGGGAAAAGGAAAGACCGGTGAAGACGATAAGGAGGGGCTGAAAACAGCACAAGAAGCCGATGGAAAAGAGATGGGAAAAGCCGGAGAAGACGATGGAAATGGGCAAGGAAAAGCCGAAAAAGACGATGGAAAGGAGGCAGGAAAAGATGGTGGTGCCGGTGAAAAAGAGAAAGGAAAAGCCGGAGTTGACGATAAGAAGGCGATTGGAGCTGCCGGTGGGAAAGGAAAAGCCGTAAAGGAGGCTGTCGTCTCGGACACAGATAAAGGTGGAAAGTCAGAACCGGGATCGGAAGCAGCATCTAAGCCCGGTGGCGGTCGTAATGCCGGAAAAGATACTGGCAATAAGCCACGACCCGGAGGAAAGGGCCAGAAAATGGGCTATAAAGGATCAGACATAGAGGGAGCAGAAGAACAATTCGACGATTTTGTGCGGAACACGGTTAAAACTCTGTCAGCTGGCGAGATCGACGGCTGTGGGTTGGAAGTGGAGCTGCGCAAAATCCTCGACATGTTCGTCGAAGAGTGTGGTTTTTGCTTTTGTAAGTGCAACATACCCAACAGTCGCTTCTACGCCATCTGCCACAAGCTCTATCACCGTGGACTAACCTCACTGAACTTCGCCGAGCTGGCCTACATCCATAAGCGAATCTATGCTGCGGCCGAGTATATTCTACCGGGCTGCCTGTTCAACACCCTGCTTCGCGAGGTGACTGCAAATGAATGCCCCGAGCGAAAGGTTTCCACCCCCAACCCACCACCGCAGTCGAAGTGCTTCTGCGCTCCCAAAGAGGGAAAACTATTGAAAAAGG TGATGCGCTTGGAGAGCGACATTGCAAACGCCAAGGTGTGTCTGAAGCAGCTGAAGAAATTGCCAAAAGTCTTTTCTCCTCCCAAAGGTCGCATGTGTTCTGGAGGGGACTTTTCTCCAAA GGAGCAACAAGATGGTCGTTTAAAGAAGTTTAAGGAGCTTAAG AAGGAGGAATTTCTACATAACTAG
- the LOC108155073 gene encoding keratin, type I cytoskeletal 9 isoform X2 produces MAFSTQREFFHVPFKNTTTPNRECQTCVKLKSYPSTIDDRSWSANENQKSRFVAELVACNVPGGVSGAGASRGDDSRGTSKAGQQVAAAPGARGSGRVSDAGAQRGDGVGGSGGSGVHTGAPSSNASRRGSKAELQPAGSGTGSGAGAGSGGRGSSAGAGSGGRGSNAGAQRGNGTGGSVGSGGPGGSGGPGGSGANTGGPGSRSSGPLVMRSAPTDEYGSNLVVGDSLINAAGNTLSRMESLMIKNNILKEKLASSNEQLKTAKEESAEIKRIMGQRYDPDKSKALKRKVKELADANKIDAKDEQELNDLMRAIDDMNKAHDILEAENANLKRLIEKQSKRCNLESVQIEPEKSTDIPYLQNKIENLGKELVLLRQAEDEYMKAAGNQSGSKYSFSPEKDVANIQKILAERNALRKKVKALAMLNETVNKLKDQAETAQHVNDDLEDNLQQKNQYINDMQQEMEDMQNFYEGEVDKAKGIEELLLCRCNEMKKQLAVVQTTVQKAECNAMEIDVLRNELRKRDAALSAYGIQYEQLMTKAKLFRNGGYRYLDKLPEHSKDSENGYNRDCPC; encoded by the exons ATGGCCTTTTCCACACAAAGAGAGTTCTTCCATGTGCCCTTTAAGAACACCACGACCCCGAACCGTGAATGTCAGACGTGTGTTAAACTGAAGAGCTATCCATCAACGATCGATGATCGGTCCTGGTCGGCAAACGAAAACCAGAAGTCGCGCTTCGTGGCTGAGCTGGTGGCCTGCAACGTACCTGGTGGTGTTAGTGGTGCTGGTGCTAGTCGTGGCGATGATTCGCGTGGAACTAGCAAAGCTGGTCAGCAAGTTGCGGCTGCCCCTGGTGCACGCGGATCCGGACGCGTAAGCGACGCTGGCGCACAAAGAGGCGATGGAGTCGGGGGATCTGGAGGATCCGGTGTCCATACCGGCGCTCCCTCAAGCAACGCTAGCAGACGCGGAAGCAAAGCTGAGCTACAGCCAGCTGGCTCTGGCACTGGCTCTGGTGCTGGCGCTGGCTCTGGTGGACGCGGAAGCAGCGCTGGCGCTGGCTCTGGTGGACGTGGAAGCAATGCTGGAGCACAACGGGGCAATGGGACCGGAGGATCTGTAGGATCGGGAGGACCTGGAGGATCTGGAGGACCTGGAGGATCCGGAGCCAATACTGGCGGTCCCGGAAGCAGAAGTAGCGGACCCTTGGTCATGCGAAGTGCACCCACGGATGAGTACGGCAGCAATCTGGTGGTAGGCGACAGCCTAATCAATGCAGCCGGTAACACGCTGAGTCGCATGGAGAGTCTGATGATCAAAAACAACATTCTGAAGGAAAAGCTGGCCAGCTCAAACGAGCAACTAAAGACGGCCAAGGAGGAGTCAGCCGAAATCAAGCGTATTATGGGCCAGCGCTACGATCCAGACAAAAGCAAGGCCCTGAAGAGGAAGGTGAAGGAGCTGGCCGACGCTAACAAGATCGATGCCAAGGATGAGCAGGAGCTGAATGATTTGATGAGGGCCATTGACGACATGAACAAGGCCCACGATATCCTCGAGGCGGAAAATGCCAACCTCAAGCGCCTCATCGAGAAGCAGTCGAAGCGCTGCAACTTGGAGAGCGTCCAGATCGAGCCTGAGAAGAGCACCGACATACCCTATCTGCAGAACAAGATTGAAAATTTGGGCAAGGAACTGGTCCTGCTGCGCCAGGCCGAGGACGAGTACATGAAGGCTGCAGGCAACCAGTCTGGCAGCAAGTATTCGTTCTCGCCCGAAAAGGACGTCGCCAACATTCAGAAGATCTTGGCGGAGCGAAATGCCCTGCGCAAGAAGGTCAAGGCCCTGGCGATGCTCAACGAGACGGTCAATAAACTGAAGGACCAGGCCGAGACAGCACAGCATGTGAATGACGACCTCGAGGATAATCTTCAACAGAAAAATCAATATATCAACGACATGCAGCAGGAGATGGAAGACATGCAGAACTTCTACGAGGGCGAGGTGGACAAGGCCAAAGGAATCGAGGAGCTGCTCCTG TGCCGCTGCAACGAGATGAAGAAGCAACTGGCAGTCGTCCAGACCACCGTCCAGAAGGCCGAATGCAACGCGATGGAGATCGATGTGCTGCGCAACGAGCTGCGCAAGCGGGACGCTGCCCTGAGCGCCTACGGCATCCAGTACGAGCAGCTGATG ACCAAGGCCAAGCTCTTTAGGAATGGCGGCTATCGCTATCTTGACAAACTGCCGGAACACAGCAAAGATAGTGAGAATGGGTATAATAGAGATTGTCCATGTTAG
- the LOC108155075 gene encoding ribosome-releasing factor 2, mitochondrial isoform X2 — MKMLKYALLSGEMQRNRLLRQLSAHIFRRSYSSNIRNIGILAHIDAGKTTTTERMLFYSGKTRSLGEVHRGNTVTDYLTQERERGITICSSAVTFPWSGNRINLLDTPGHIDFTMEVEQSLYAVDGVVVVLDGTAGVEAQTVTVWTQADKHKLPRLAFVNKMDRPDADFDKCVNDLRTKLETQPVCIQYPSKNQDGLLTINDVITLEQLTWQPKDLGRSYSKTKLEPSDDLRQLQEKRNELIDQLSGLDDELADVVISTESFDNVSNALIERALRRATCQQKVVPVLLGSAYKNVGIQRLMDAVNAYLPAPEERNQIYDCFGNEVAGKVFKIVHDKQRGPLTLVRILRGEIKRGMRLICSRGQAEVVSKLYEPLADEYREVGAVQSGDVVICAGLKSTVTGDLLTSSQTALRNAQKRLKQSQGTVSTDEDEELDTDELFGIDRQIPDAVYFCSIEPPSVSSQTAMEQALRQLQREDPSLRVSYDSVTGQTVLGGMGELHMDIIKSRILSEYKIDVDLGPLQIAYKETIESPSLTTLSVEKEIAGSKQNVSLTLEVVKDQGELFR; from the exons ATGAAAATGCTGAAATATGCATTGCTCAGTGGAGAAATGCAGCGCAACAGGTTGCTGCGCCAGCTCTCCGCACATATATTCAGGCGcagctacagcagcaacatccgGAACATTGGAATTCTGGCGCATATTGATGCAG GCAAGACAACAACCACCGAACGTATGCTGTTCTACTCAGGCAAGACCCGGTCTCTGGGGGAAGTGCATCGGGGCAATACGGTGACCGATTATCTAACACAAGAGCGGGAGCGCGGCATCACGATTTGCAGCTCGGCCGTGACTTTTCCCTGGAGTGGGAATCG CATCAACCTGCTGGACACCCCCGGACACATTGACTTCACAATGGAGGTCGAGCAATCACTGTATGCCGTGGACGGTGTTGTCGTTGTTCTGGACGGCACGGCTGGTGTTGAGGCCCAAACTGTCACCGTATGGACGCAGGCGGACAAGCACAAGCTGCCGCGGCTGGCATTTGTCAATAAGATGGATCGTCCGGATGCAGACTTTGACAAATGTGTCAATGATTTGAGAACGAAGCTGGAAACGCAGCCTGTGTGCATACAATACCCCTCAAAAAACCAGGATGGACTCTTGA CCATCAACGATGTGATCACATTGGAGCAGCTAACGTGGCAGCCGAAAGATCTGGGTCGCAGCTACAGCAAGACGAAGCTGGAGCCCTCTGATGATCTGCGGCAGCTGCAAGAAAAGCGCAATGAGCTGATCGATCAGCTATCGGGACTGGATGACGAGCTGGCCGATGTGGTAATCAGCACGGAAAGCTTTGACAACGTCAGCAATGCACTCATTGAACGAGCCCTGCGCCGGGCCACCTGTCAGCAGAAGGTCGTTCCTGTGCTGCTGGGTTCTGCCTACAAAAACGTTGGCATACAGCGTTTAATGGATGCCGTGAATGCCTATCTGCCAGCGCCAGAGGAACGCAACCAAATATACGACTGCTTCGG AAATGAAGTGGCTGGCAAAGTCTTTAAGATTGTCCATGACAAGCAGCGGGGCCCTCTGACTCTGGTGCGCATTCTACGCGGCGAGATAAAGCGTGGCATGCGCCTTATCTGCTCGCGGGGCCAAGCGGAGGTAGTGTCCAAATTGTATGAGCCCCTGGCTGACGAATACCGCGAGGTGGGCGCCGTGCAGTCTGGAGATGTGGTCATATGTGCGGGTCTTAAG TCAACAGTTACTGGAGATCTGCTGACATCTAGTCAGACAGCCCTGAGGAATGCCCAGAAACGTTTAAAGCAAAGCCAGGGCACAGTTTCAACAGATGAGGATGAAGAACTGGACACCGACGAGCTGTTTGGCATTGACCGGCAAATACCAGATGCCGTATACTTCTGCTCCATTGAGCCCCCCAGTGTGTCCTCGCAAACGGCCATGGAGCAGGCACTGAGGCAACTGCAACGGGAAGATCCCAGTCTCCGCGTCAGCTACGACAGTGTCACCGGCCAGACAGTGCTGGGCGGCATGGGTGAACTGCACATGGACATCATCAAGTCGCGCATTCTGAGCGAATACAAGATCGACGTGGATCTGGGTCCCCTGCAAATAGCCTACAAGGAAACCATCGAATCGCCTTCCCTCACTACGCTTAGCGTGGAAAAGGAGATTGCTGGCAGCAAGCAGAACGTTAGCCTCACCCTGGAGGTGGTCAAAGACCAAGGCGAGCTCTTCAG ATAA